The sequence below is a genomic window from Mycobacterium spongiae.
CACGGCACTGGGATCGCGCGACGAGGAGCGCGCCGTCGTCGTCACCGATTCGGTGTTCAGCGCCGACGGCGTCTTGGCCCCGGTTCGCGAATTGCTCGACGTGTGCCGGCGGCATCGGGCGCTGCTCATTGTCGATGAGGCCCACGGTCTTGGCGTGCGCGGCGGCGGGCGCGGGCTCCTCCATGAACTTGGGCTTGCGGGCGCACCCGACGTGGTCATGACCACGACCTTGTCGAAGGCGCTGGGCAGCCAGGGCGGAGTGGTGCTCGGGCCTTCGGCGGTACGGGCACACCTGATCGACGCCGCACGGCCATTCATCTTTGACACCGCCTTGGCGCCCGCTGCGGTCGGCGCCGCGCTGGGCGCGCTGGGCGTCCTGAAGGCCGAGCCGTGGCGGCCGGACGCGGTACTCCGGCATGCCCGCGAACTGGACCAGATCTGCAGAGCGCGCGGCAACGATGCTGGCCGCGGCGCGGCCGGGCGAGGAGCGGCCGGGCAGTGTGGGATCTGCCCGCCCGAATCGGCGGTGGTGTCGGTGATCTTGGGGGATCCGGAGGTAGCGCTCGCCGCCGCGATGGCCTGCCTGGACGCCGGGGTGAAGGTCGGCTGCTTCCGGCCTCCGGCGGTACCCGCCGGGACGTCACGGCTGCGGCTTACTGCGCGCGCATCGTTGGATTCCGAGGACCTCGAGCTGGCCCGCCGAGTCTTGACAGACGTACTTGGTCGGGCTGCCGGGGCGCGCCCTTGACCGTCCTGTTCGTCACGGGTACCGGCACCGGGGTAGGCAAGACGGTCACCACCGCTGCCCTGGCGTCCCACGCACGGCAGGCCGGCATGGACGTGGCGCTGTGTAAGCCCGTGCAGACCGGGATTGACATCGGCGATGACGACCTGGCGGAGCTGGCTCGGCTGTCTGGGGTCAGCGAGCTGGCCGGGTTGGCGCGCTTTCCGCTGCCCATGGCACCGGCCGCCGCGGCCGAGCAGGCCGGGCGGCAGTTGCCCACTCGCGAGCAGGTGTTGCAGGTCATCGTTGGCCTGGACCGCCCCGGGCGGCTGACCCTTGTCGAAGGCGCCGGCGGGCTGTTGGTGCAACTGGCGGACCCGGACGTGACCCTGCGTGATCTCGCTGCCGACTTGCGCGCCGCGGCGATTGTCACCGTTGCCGCGGAATTGGGCACTCTCAATCACACCGCGCTGACTCTGGAGTCGCTTGCTGGGCAGGGGGTTTCGTGTGCGGGTCTAGTGATCGGCAGCTGGCCGGCCCGACCCGGGTTGGTGGAGATTTCGAATCACGCTGAGCTGGCTCGGTTGGCCCCGGTGCGGGCTTCACTGCCCGCCGGGGCTGGATCGATGGATTGTGCCGGCTTCGCGGCCATGAGCGCGGCCGCGTTCGACCGCGACTGGGTAACCGGTCTGGTGCGGTGATGGTGCATTCCATCGAGCTGGTCTTCGACCGCGACACCGAGGCGGCAGTTCGTCATATCTGGGACGGCTTGGCCTCCGTGGGGATACCCAGCCAGGCGCCGGCTAGCCGTCCGCATGTGACCCTCGCCGTTGCCGACCGGGTCGCCCCCGAGGTCGACGACCTGCTGGGTCCCGTTGCCGACGGGCTGCCGCTGGCCTGCGCGATCGGTGCCCCGGTGTTCTTCGGGCGGGGGAACCTCGTCCTCGCGCGGCTGGTGGTGCCGACTCGTGATCTGCTGGCGCTGCACGCCGAGGTGCATCGGCTATGTGCTTCCCATCTGATGCCGGGCCCCATGTCCAATAGCCTGCCGGGTCAGTGGACCGCACATGTCACATTGGCTCGCCGGGCCGGGGGCGCCCAGTTGAGCCGGGCGCTGCGTATCGCGGGACGGCCGGCACAGATCGACGGGCAATTCGCAGGCTTGCGCCGCTGGGAGGGCAACAAGCGCGTCGAGCATCTGATCCGCTGAGATGGGCCAGGAGGCCAGCCGGGCCGTCCGAATGGGCGCCGGCGGGTGGATCGGTGCGGTTGACCCAACGTCGGCCCGGCGCACGCGCGAAGGCGAATTGTCGAGAACGTAGCTGGGAGAGCTCCTGACGGGGCTACGATTTCTACGGCTGATTCTTCGATGACGACGAGACATTTGGCCTCGTCGGTTGCGCGCAGATGGAGATGGTCGGCATGTCACTTGTGATGGTGGCCCCGGAGCTAGTTGCGGCGGCAGCGACCGATCTGGCCGGTATCGGTTCCGGCATCAGCGCGGCCAATGCGGCAGCGGCGGCCCCGACGACGTTAGTACTGGCCGCGGCCGAGGATGAGGTGTCTGCAGCTCTGGCGGCGTTGTTTGGGGGGCACGGCCGGGCCTATCAGACGCTCAGTGCCCAGGCGGCGGCCTACCAGGTCCGGTTTGTGCAGGCGTTGACCGCGGGCGCGGCCGCGTATGTGGGTGCCGAGGCGGCCGCAGCGACGCCGCTGCAGGTCCTGCAGCAGGACGTGCTCAATGCGATCAACGGCCCCACCCAGGCGTTGTTGGGGCGCCCGCTGATCGGCAATGGCGCCAACGGGGCGCCGGGCACCGGGGCCAACGGTGGGGACGGCGGGATCTTATTCGGCAACGGCGGCAACGGCGGGTCGGGCAGCAGCGCAGGGGGGCCGGGCGGCAACGGTGGGGCCGCCGGGCTGTTCGGCAACGGCGGCGCCGGCGGCGCCGGCGGGAGTGTCAGCGGGGTTGGCCCGGCCGGGGCCGGCGGCGCCGGGGGCACCGGCGGCATCCTGGTCGGTAACGGCGGCGGCGGCGGGGCCGGCGGCATAGCTGG
It includes:
- a CDS encoding 8-amino-7-oxononanoate synthase, whose amino-acid sequence is MNAPSQAPIDTCTRAGSAPTALAWLEAVELERRQAGLRRSLRPRSAVATELDLASNDYLGLSQHPDVIERGVQALRVWGAGSTGSRLVTGDTELHQQFESELAEYVGAASGLLFSSGYTANLGAVAGLTGPGSLLVSDAYSHASLVDACRLSRARVVVTPHRDLDAVDTALGSRDEERAVVVTDSVFSADGVLAPVRELLDVCRRHRALLIVDEAHGLGVRGGGRGLLHELGLAGAPDVVMTTTLSKALGSQGGVVLGPSAVRAHLIDAARPFIFDTALAPAAVGAALGALGVLKAEPWRPDAVLRHARELDQICRARGNDAGRGAAGRGAAGQCGICPPESAVVSVILGDPEVALAAAMACLDAGVKVGCFRPPAVPAGTSRLRLTARASLDSEDLELARRVLTDVLGRAAGARP
- the bioD gene encoding dethiobiotin synthase, which encodes MTVLFVTGTGTGVGKTVTTAALASHARQAGMDVALCKPVQTGIDIGDDDLAELARLSGVSELAGLARFPLPMAPAAAAEQAGRQLPTREQVLQVIVGLDRPGRLTLVEGAGGLLVQLADPDVTLRDLAADLRAAAIVTVAAELGTLNHTALTLESLAGQGVSCAGLVIGSWPARPGLVEISNHAELARLAPVRASLPAGAGSMDCAGFAAMSAAAFDRDWVTGLVR
- a CDS encoding 2'-5' RNA ligase family protein; the encoded protein is MVHSIELVFDRDTEAAVRHIWDGLASVGIPSQAPASRPHVTLAVADRVAPEVDDLLGPVADGLPLACAIGAPVFFGRGNLVLARLVVPTRDLLALHAEVHRLCASHLMPGPMSNSLPGQWTAHVTLARRAGGAQLSRALRIAGRPAQIDGQFAGLRRWEGNKRVEHLIR